A window from Gossypium raimondii isolate GPD5lz chromosome 7, ASM2569854v1, whole genome shotgun sequence encodes these proteins:
- the LOC105788440 gene encoding F-box/kelch-repeat protein At1g74510-like has protein sequence MLEGPSYLVSRDFPSSCEQESKWIYNTFHVTELARSKCRMEDGEDQMMRKVLKPLEGDENKGEKEDMSLAQFDRPDNHCHAGDHSESSLLIQQLGQDISINCLLRCSRSDYGAIATLNKGFRFVIRSGELYKLRREMGIVEHWIYFSCSLLEWEAFDPIRHRWMHLPKMTSNECFMCSDKESLAVGTELLVFGKEISSHVIYRYSILTNTWSSGMKMNTPRCLFGSASLGEIAILAGGCDPHGNILSSAELYNSETGKWVTIPNMNKARKMCSAVFMDRKFYVIGGIGVGSAKTLTCGEVYDLKTKTWHEIPNMYPARNGVAGATEAPAAAEAPPLVAVVNNELYAADYALKEVRKYDKEKNLWVTLGGLPDQAVSMNGWGLAFRACGDRLIVIGGPRALGEGMIELNSWVPNEGPPQWNLLARKPSGSFVYNCAVMGC, from the coding sequence ATGTTGGAGGGTCCATCATATCTTGTGTCAAGGGATTTTCCAAGCTCCTGCGAGCAAGAGAGCAAGTGGATTTATAACACTTTTCATGTAACCGAGCTCGCAAGAAGCAAGTGCCGGATGGAAGATGGAGAAGACCAGATGATGAGAAAAGTTCTCAAGCCACTCGAAGGTGATGAAAACAAGGGGGAAAAGGAGGATATGTCCCTTGCCCAGTTTGACCGACCAGATAACCACTGCCACGCAGGTGATCATTCAGAATCCAGTTTACTGATCCAGCAGCTTGGGCAAGACATCTCAATTAACTGTCTCCTCCGCTGCTCGAGGTCTGATTATGGTGCCATTGCAACTTTGAATAAGGGTTTCCGCTTTGTTATTCGGAGTGGTGAACTGTACAAGTTGAGGCGTGAAATGGGAATTGTTGAACATTGGATTTACTTTTCTTGCAGCCTTTTGGAATGGGAGGCTTTTGATCCAATTCGTCATCGATGGATGCATTTGCCCAAAATGACCTCTAATGAATGTTTCATGTGTTCAGATAAGGAGTCATTGGCAGTTGGGACCGAACTTCTTGTTTTCGGAAAGGAAATATCGTCCCATGTTATTTATAGATATAGCATTTTGACTAACACGTGGTCATCTGGGATGAAGATGAATACACCCCGGTGTTTGTTTGGATCTGCGAGCCTGGGCGAAATTGCAATTCTAGCTGGTGGTTGTGATCCACATGGGAATATTTTGAGCTCTGCGGAGCTTTATAATTCAGAAACCGGCAAGTGGGTGACCATTCCAAACATGAATAAAGCAAGAAAAATGTGTTCTGCTGTATTTATGGATAGGAAGTTTTATGTTATTGGTGGAATTGGGGTTGGGAGTGCAAAAACGCTGACATGTGGGGAGGTGTATGATCTGAAGACGAAGACGTGGCATGAGATACCTAACATGTATCCTGCACGAAATGGAGTGGCTGGAGCAACTGAAGCACCTGCCGCAGCTGAGGCACCTCCACTAGTGGCAGTTGTGAATAATGAGCTGTATGCAGCTGATTATGCCCTGAAAGAGGTGAGGAAATATGACAAAGAGAAGAACTTGTGGGTCACACTAGGGGGACTACCTGACCAAGCAGTCTCTATGAATGGTTGGGGCTTAGCGTTTAGGGCCTGTGGGGATCGACTAATTGTTATTGGCGGACCTAGGGCTTTAGGTGAAGGGATGATCGAGCTAAACTCTTGGGTTCCAAACGAGGGCCCACCACAATGGAACTTGCTTGCAAGAAAGCCCTCCGGCAGTTTTGTTTATAACTGTGCTGTGATGGGATGCTGA